One Stigmatopora nigra isolate UIUO_SnigA chromosome 1, RoL_Snig_1.1, whole genome shotgun sequence DNA segment encodes these proteins:
- the l1cama gene encoding neural cell adhesion molecule L1.2 isoform X3 translates to MAHGRRQKVDSRRRSSGLLPIILSLLFLAVHSSLATIHIPSNLKRPPVIITQPESVTLFSIEDLVMTCEAIGSPPPIFRWTKDGEEFDPGTDPELKVTERPGSFAFYTLSNNVDSLKNYQGKYVCYASNELGTAVSNEATLRTDAPPTQQKEKKVHVKSEEGSSIVLKCNPPESSMEPIIHWMDWKLHHINQSERVMLGKDGNLYFAHLKTTDSRNDYTCNVQFLATRTILAKEPVILTVTPSNSVLRNRRPHMMRPTGSVSTYHALRGQTLELECIVQGYPTPKVIWLRKDGEMSELRIAKEKYDRRLRFTNISESDAGEYQCLAENSQGKSAHTYTVVVEASPYWTKEPVSRLYAPGENVKLDCQAEGIPSPTITWTINGTPLSSTDRDARRTLTPSGSLKLTDVNFGDTAIYQCKASNKHGDILSNTNVYVIELPPQILTEDGNIYTVTEGQKVLLECDNFGSPKPKITWKSGRESFLLADSRINPLTTGGLQIFNVTHDDEGFYTCSVQNTNLSINAELEVLNRTVIQSPPQNLKVQPGQTAIFTCLFQVDPKLASPLIQWRKNNQKLFESDNDMKYTFKGPDLIISNTEPKDEGNYMCQVITNLDMAEASATLTLHDRPDPPTLLQLTHPKKRAITLSWTPGDEHNSPVIAYVIEFEDQVSNEQGWEELSKVSGNDNRASLSLWPYMSYRFRVIAINGVGKSAPSKPTEIHSTTPEVPDRNPEDVRSESADPDTLVINWEEMDKRNYNGPGFKYRVLWRRAVGSGPEWHPNNTTAPPLVVTKIGNFAPFEIKVQAVNDYGDGPEPDPVIGYSGENFPLEAPMNVGMDILNSTAIKVTWSPIDKETVRGHLLGYRLHLTRFGPRGHHVARKARAPKITVVVETGAKEQRKVIGDLQPYSHYTLTVSVFNSKGDGPHSEMLPFETEEGVPHPPTSLALDSPSETEMTLRWKPPSQPNGILIGYRLQYQQIVESDDSPMQVEEIDDPTSSHFTLKGLDRHSHYRFYLRGRTAAGEGAPIVREGATTLDGTPPVNISVSPGENFANISWVSMKRHRNVQFLIQYLKKNGANKWKNTEKVDSSRSFYQLQGLRPGSHYHLHFIHSNVTFFQTEIDTLGTGVTEVQPSIATQGWFIGLVSAIVLLLLILLILCFVRRNKGGKYSVKDKEEGPMDSEARPMKDETFGEYRSLESDLEEKRTASQPSLCEESKLCSEDNLDFNGSSVLTTEVNLDESLASQLSRPGGGAQVLDNSLHNPTNGLPNQVTILD, encoded by the exons TAAAGAGGCCTCCAGTAATCATCACACAGCCAGAGTCTGTCACCCTCTTCAGCATTGAAGACTTGGTCATGACCTGCGAAGCCATCGGCAGTCCTCCGCCCAT TTTCCGATGGACGAAGGATGGGGAGGAGTTTGACCCGGGCACCGACCCAGAGCTAAAAGTGACCGAGCGACCCGGTTCCTTTGCCTTCTACACCCTCAGCAACAATGTGGACTCCCTAAAAAATTACCAGGGCAAATATGTGTGCTACGCATCCAACGAGCTCGGCACGGCTGTCTCCAATGAGGCCACGCTTCGCACCGATG CCCCGCCGACCCAGCAAAAAGAGAAGAAAGTCCATGTAAAATCAGAAGAAGGGAGCAGTATTGTTTTGAAATGCAACCCCCCAGAGAGCTCCATGGAGCCCATCATTCACTGGATGGACTGGA AGCTTCACCATATTAACCAGAGTGAAAGGGTGATGCTGGGCAAGGATGGTAACCTGTACTTTGCCCACCTGAAAACTACAGACAGTAGGAATGACTACACTTGCAATGTCCAGTTTTTGGCAACTCGCACCATTCTGGCAAAGGAGCCTGTCATTCTGACTGTGACCCCCT CTAACTCGGTGCTACGGAACAGGCGGCCTCACATGATGAGACCTACTGGAAGTGTCAGCACTTACCATGCACTCAGGGGCCAGACGCTAGAGCTTGAGTGCATCGTCCAAGGCTA TCCAACGCCCAAAGTAATCTGGCTTCGGAAGGATGGCGAGATGTCCGAGTTGCGGATTGCCAAAGAGAAATACGACCGTCGTCTGCGCTTTACAAATATCTCCGAGAGTGATGCTGGCGAGTATCAGTGTCTCGCTGAGAATTCCCAAGGAAAGAGCGCACACACCTACACTGTGGTGGTGGAAG CTTCTCCCTATTGGACCAAAGAACCAGTCAGTAGATTGTATGCTCCCGGTGAAAATGTCAAACTCGACTGCCAGGCGGAGGGCATCCCCTCTCCAACCATCACATGGACTATTAACGGGACCCCCCTCTCAt cgaCCGACAGAGATGCCAGACGGACTCTGACGCCTAGCGGCTCTCTTAAACTAACggatgtcaattttggagacACGGCTATCTACCAGTGCAAGGCCTCCAACAAGCATGGAGACATCCTGTCAAACACTAATGTTTATGTTATTG AGCTGCCACCGCAGATCTTGACTGAGGATGGCAACATTTACACAGTTACTGAAGGCCAAAAGGTTTTACTGGAGTGTGACAACTTTGGGTCTCCTAAGCCAAAAATCACATG gaagaGTGGCAGGGAGTCGTTCCTTCTGGCTGATTCCAGAATTAACCCTCTTACCACCGGTGGTCTGCAAATCTTCAATGTCACACATGATGATGAAGGCTTCTACACGTGCTCTGTGCAGAACACCAACCTGTCCATTAATGCAGAACTGGAAGTCCTCA ATAGAACAGTGATTCAGTCACCTCCACAGAATTTGAAGGTGCAGCCTGGACAAACGGCCATTTTCACTTGTCTTTTTCAAGTGGACCCCAAACTTGCTTCGCCACTGATTCAATGGAGAAAGAACAACCAGAAGCTCTTTGAATCTGACAACGATATGAA aTATACGTTCAAAGGACCGGACTTGATTATATCTAATACAGAACCTAAAGATGAAGGAAACTACATGTGTCAGGTTATCACTAATCTGGACATGGCCGAAGCAAGTGCCACACTCACTCTCCATG ATCGTCCAGACCCTCCTACTCTACTGCAGCTGACCCATCCCAAGAAGCGTGCAATCACCCTCAGTTGGACTCCTGGAGATGAACACAATAGCCCTGTCATTG CATATGTGATCGAGTTTGAGGATCAGGTCTCAAATGAGCAAGGTTGGGAAGAATTGAGCAAAGTGTCGGGGAATGACAACCGTGccagtctctctctctggccCTACATGTCGTACCGTTTCCGTGTCATTGCCATCAATGGGGTGGGCAAGAGTGCTCCGAGCAAGCCGACTGAAATCCACAGCACAACTCCTGAAG TACCAGACAGGAACCCTGAAGATGTCAGAAGTGAATCTGCTGACCCAGATACACTCGTCATTAACTGGGAG GAAATGGACAAACGAAACTATAATGGACCTGGTTTCAAGTATCGTGTCCTGTGGAGGCGTGCGGTTGGCAGCGGGCCTGAATGGCACCCCAACAACACGACAGCACCACCATTAGTAGTTACTAAGATTGGTAACTTTGCTCCTTTCGAGATCAAAGTGCAAGCTGTCAATGACTATGGGGATGGACCTGAGCCGGATCCTGTAATTGGCTATTCTGGCGAAAATT TTCCACTTGAGGCTCCCATGAATGTGGGCATGGACATATTGAATAGCACTGCCATCAAGGTGACTTGGTCTCCAATAGACAAAGAGACAGTCAGAGGACACTTGCTCGGCTACAGG CTTCATCTGACAAGGTTTGGCCCACGGGGTCACCATGTAGCTCGGAAGGCCAGGGCACCGAAGATCACTGTAGTAGTGGAAACTGGAGCCAAAGAGCAGAGGAAAGTGATTGGTGATCTCCAACCATACTCCCACTACACCTTGACAGTCAGCGTGTTCAACAGCAAAGGAGATGGACCGCATTCGGAGATGCTGCCTTTTGAGACTGAGGAAGGAG TTCCTCATCCGCCAACATCCCTGGCGCTAGACAGCCCATCTGAGACGGAAATGACACTCCGTTGGAAACCACCAAGCCAGCCCAATGGGATTCTTATTGGATACCGCTTGCAGTACCAACAAA TTGTAGAGAGTGATGACAGTCCTATGCAAGTGGAGGAGATAGATGATCCTACAAGCAGCCACTTCACCCTGAAGGGCTTGGATCGTCATAGCCACTACCGTTTCTACCTCAGGGGGCGCACTGCTGCTGGAGAGGGAGCACCCATTGTGAGGGAAGGGGCCACCACTTTGGATGGAA CACCTCCTGTCAACATTAGTGTATCTCCTGGAGAGAATTTTGCAAATATAAGTTGGGTTTCCATGAAGAGGCATAGAAATGTTCAATTTCTGATCCAATACCTCAAAAAGAATG GTGctaataaatggaaaaatacgGAGAAAGTGGACTCATCTCGCTCCTTCTACCAGCTCCAGGGCCTGAGACCTGGTTCTCATTACCATCTGCACTTCATCCACAGCAACGTCACCTTTTTTCAGACTGAAATTGACACATTGGGAACAG GAGTGACTGAGGTGCAGCCCAGCATTGCGACCCAGGGCTGGTTCATTGGCCTTGTGAGCGCCATCGTGCTGTTGCTGCTCATTCTTCTCATCCTCTGCTTTGTTCGGAGGAACAAAGGGGGGAAGTATTCAG TGAAAGACAAAGAGGAAGGCCCGATGGACTCAGAGGCCCGGCCGATGAAGGACGAGACCTTTGGAGAATACAG ATCTCTAGAAAG CGACCTGGAGGAGAAGCGTACTGCCAGCCAACCGTCCTTATGCGAAGAGAGCAAGCTGTGCAGCGAGGACAACTTAGATTTCAACGGCAGCAGCGTACTGACCACCGAAGTCAACCTGGATGAGTCATTGGCCAGCCAGCTTAGCCGGCCCGGCGGAGGAGCACAGGTGCTGGATAACTCCCTGCATAACCCCACCAATGGCCTGCCCAACCAAGTCACCATCCTTGATTAA